In one window of Cydia fagiglandana chromosome 1, ilCydFagi1.1, whole genome shotgun sequence DNA:
- the LOC134666198 gene encoding protein tipE isoform X2: protein MSTMSRSRTSLSPAASERSTLPMGASAEPGSPEFKPLEPTREQLLAHFFERFKFYTSLCLGTSAILAVFAFLFLIPFVVEPAIQTILAEFVPEAGICSVSAHVHAETLTNCTWASCREGCTTAHTKCHKIRVNLARTPFVEGGPVPVEWDETDLKFLINPEGCGYPPRVNCSVFANDYAGPDAPKIFPCYYSLTRPDLVVARYSWDSTIRGLVLALVLPTAVFIFSLSVLAYWHCRCCDRACNRRVHAESFASKEESDSDFKFGDGRTYLQH, encoded by the exons ATGTCTACCATGAGCAGGTCTCGCACAAGCCTCTCCCCGGCCGCCTCCGAGAGATCCACCCTTCCAATGGGTGCCTCCGCAGAACCGGGGAGCCCAGAGTTCAAACCCCTAGAGCCCACGAGGGAGCAGCTGCTTGCACATTTTTTCGAAAGATTCAAATTCTACACATCACTTTGCCTCGGAACGTCAGCCATACTCGCCGTGTTTGCTTTCCTCTTCCTAATCCCATTCGTGGTTGAACCAGCTATACAAACTATACTGGCTGAATTCGTACCTGAAGCAGGGATATGTTCTGTGTCCGCACATGTTCACGCGGAGACACTGACGAATTGCACGTGGGCGTCTTGTAGAGAAGGCTGCACGACCGCGCACACCAAGTGCCACAAGATAAGAGTGAATCTAGCTAGAACCCCGTTTGTTGAAGGTGGGCCGGTACCAGTCGAATGGGATGAAACAGACTTGAAATTTCTTATAAACCCAGAAGGTTGTGGATACCCTCCAAGAGTGAACTGTTCGGTATTTGCGAATGATTACGCTGGGCCGGACGCACCAAAGATATTCCCTTGTTACTACAGTTTAACAAGACCAGATTTGGTAGTGGCGAGGTATTCTTGGGATTCTACGATTCGAGGGCTGGTGTTGGCCCTGGTGCTACCAACGGCGGTATTCATCTTTAGTCTAAGTGTCCTCGCGTACTGGCATTGTCGTTGTTGCGACAGGGCCTGCAATCGAAGAGTGCACGCAGAATCTTTCGCTAGTAAAGAGGA GTCCGATAGTGATTTCAAGTTTGGTGATGGAAGAACATATTTACAACATTAG
- the LOC134666198 gene encoding protein tipE isoform X1: protein MSTMSRSRTSLSPAASERSTLPMGASAEPGSPEFKPLEPTREQLLAHFFERFKFYTSLCLGTSAILAVFAFLFLIPFVVEPAIQTILAEFVPEAGICSVSAHVHAETLTNCTWASCREGCTTAHTKCHKIRVNLARTPFVEGGPVPVEWDETDLKFLINPEGCGYPPRVNCSVFANDYAGPDAPKIFPCYYSLTRPDLVVARYSWDSTIRGLVLALVLPTAVFIFSLSVLAYWHCRCCDRACNRRVHAESFASKEDSKLLCELDDEPSDDVF, encoded by the exons ATGTCTACCATGAGCAGGTCTCGCACAAGCCTCTCCCCGGCCGCCTCCGAGAGATCCACCCTTCCAATGGGTGCCTCCGCAGAACCGGGGAGCCCAGAGTTCAAACCCCTAGAGCCCACGAGGGAGCAGCTGCTTGCACATTTTTTCGAAAGATTCAAATTCTACACATCACTTTGCCTCGGAACGTCAGCCATACTCGCCGTGTTTGCTTTCCTCTTCCTAATCCCATTCGTGGTTGAACCAGCTATACAAACTATACTGGCTGAATTCGTACCTGAAGCAGGGATATGTTCTGTGTCCGCACATGTTCACGCGGAGACACTGACGAATTGCACGTGGGCGTCTTGTAGAGAAGGCTGCACGACCGCGCACACCAAGTGCCACAAGATAAGAGTGAATCTAGCTAGAACCCCGTTTGTTGAAGGTGGGCCGGTACCAGTCGAATGGGATGAAACAGACTTGAAATTTCTTATAAACCCAGAAGGTTGTGGATACCCTCCAAGAGTGAACTGTTCGGTATTTGCGAATGATTACGCTGGGCCGGACGCACCAAAGATATTCCCTTGTTACTACAGTTTAACAAGACCAGATTTGGTAGTGGCGAGGTATTCTTGGGATTCTACGATTCGAGGGCTGGTGTTGGCCCTGGTGCTACCAACGGCGGTATTCATCTTTAGTCTAAGTGTCCTCGCGTACTGGCATTGTCGTTGTTGCGACAGGGCCTGCAATCGAAGAGTGCACGCAGAATCTTTCGCTAGTAAAGAGGA CAGCAAACTCCTGTGCGAGTTGGACGACGAGCCCAGCGACGACGTGTTCTGA
- the LOC134666189 gene encoding uncharacterized protein LOC134666189, with protein MPKPTPEEDLVIPPQDQKICGTICVCQMTAVLSAVALVYLTVAIYMPYTRATASGIDPTPIMCTTTRAINKDNCDWGSCGEWCLSKTSGACIQIYVNVRKNGTSLLLSECGSAANKTCYGIDQENAKKYHCIRDECKNLTGTFNCTEGKCINITDAFECAFRETDPPLKCSGRRGKITCIDVHGLFSCNRGTCRKIKTPYNCDRRCVDIPTRNKNVIVLSGDRVFLAKCVKLAQEDTGAVVWTDNGEEVLMLSCHAVHNGTSGVVAVDCINAALLPKPEISDLTNFTYLQYLYQSRAVQNRMIAPAEVELTLANDSRLMINLEGCVNTLADECKEFLKDYGRDGADHNAKARFPCFYTENNPEIAVARFDLDATHRQFMVALILPTVLVVVSCITLMLCQRTVEVGDDAKMRFKSCAGGQAEMQMSPNDPVSPL; from the coding sequence ATGCCGAAACCCACCCCCGAAGAGGATCTGGTCATACCCCCACAGGATCAAAAGATATGTGGGACGATATGTGTGTGTCAAATGACAGCCGTCCTCAGCGCGGTGGCTCTGGTATACCTCACCGTGGCCATTTACATGCCCTACACAAGGGCTACGGCCTCCGGCATCGATCCAACACCAATAATGTGTACGACAACCCGAGCCATCAACAAGGACAATTGTGACTGGGGCTCCTGTGGGGAGTGGTGCCTCAGCAAGACCTCCGGCGCTTGCATTCAAATCTATGTCAACGTCAGGAAGAACGGGACGTCTTTACTGCTCTCAGAATGTGGAAGTGCTGCTAATAAGACTTGCTACGGTATAGATCAGGAGAATGCAAAGAAGTATCACTGCATCAGGGATGAGTGTAAAAACTTAACCGGAACGTTTAATTGTACTGAAGGGAAGTGCATAAATATTACTGACGCTTTTGAATGTGCTTTTAGAGAAACAGATCCTCCGTTAAAATGCTCCGGTAGAAGAGGGaagattacatgcatagatgtGCACGGATTGTTCTCGTGTAATAGAGGCACATGTAGGAAAATTAAAACCCCATACAATTGTGACCGCCGCTGTGTTGACATCCCAACCCGTAACAAAAATGTAATAGTGTTAAGTGGGGACAGAGTATTCTTAGCAAAATGTGTTAAATTAGCTCAAGAAGACACAGGCGCTGTAGTTTGGACGGATAACGGGGAAGAAGTTTTAATGTTATCTTGCCATGCAGTACACAATGGAACTTCTGGAGTAGTAGCGGTCGATTGTATAAACGCAGCATTACTGCCGAAGCCAGAAATTTCGGATTTAACTAACTTCACCTATCTCCAATATCTGTATCAGTCTAGAGCAGTTCAAAACCGCATGATTGCTCCTGCTGAAGTTGAGCTGACCCTAGCCAATGACAGTCGTTTGATGATCAATCTAGAAGGCtgtgtgaacaccttggccgatGAATGCAAAGAATTCCTTAAAGATTACGGCAGAGATGGTGCAGATCATAACGCTAAAGCCAGATTTCCTTGTTTCTATACGGAGAACAATCCAGAAATAGCTGTTGCTAGATTTGATTTAGATGCGACGCATCGTCAGTTCATGGTGGCTCTGATACTGCCAACGGTTTTAGTTGTGGTGTCGTGCATAACGCTAATGCTGTGCCAACGAACTGTGGAAGTCGGCGACGACGCAAAGATGAGGTTTAAAAGTTGCGCCGGGGGACAAGCGGAAATGCAAATGTCTCCAAATGATCCTGTTTCTCCACTTTGA